One genomic region from Sphingobacterium sp. UGAL515B_05 encodes:
- the nadC gene encoding carboxylating nicotinate-nucleotide diphosphorylase, with protein MEKEIKDYLAQFVKKAVAEDLGDGDHTSLSTIEAGAQGEAKLIVKDNGILAGIEVAQAIIAYIDDTLACEVFIQDGSQVKVGDIAFYVRGNIQSILLAERLVLNVMQRMSGIATTTRKYVDLLKGTDTKVLDTRKTTPLLRVLEKEAVRIGGGTNHRFGLFDMILIKDNHVDYSGGIVPALKRANDYRKNLNKPIEIEIEVRNFAELDEVLNFGEVDRIMLDNFSPQDVAKAVQIIDHRFKTEASGGITFDTIRSYAEAGVDYISVGALTHSVRSLDLSLKAKLI; from the coding sequence ATGGAGAAGGAAATCAAGGACTATCTGGCCCAGTTTGTAAAAAAGGCTGTCGCGGAAGATTTGGGCGATGGTGATCATACCTCACTTTCTACGATTGAGGCTGGGGCGCAAGGTGAAGCCAAATTGATTGTTAAGGATAATGGTATTTTAGCAGGGATTGAAGTCGCACAGGCGATTATTGCTTATATTGACGATACGTTGGCCTGTGAGGTGTTTATCCAGGATGGAAGTCAGGTTAAAGTAGGTGATATTGCTTTTTATGTGAGGGGAAATATCCAAAGTATTTTGCTGGCAGAGCGTTTGGTGCTGAATGTCATGCAGCGTATGAGCGGCATTGCGACAACTACCCGAAAATATGTAGACCTTCTAAAAGGTACAGATACGAAAGTTTTGGATACACGGAAAACCACACCCTTATTGCGTGTATTGGAGAAAGAGGCCGTTCGTATAGGAGGTGGAACCAATCATCGTTTTGGTCTTTTTGATATGATTTTAATTAAGGACAACCATGTGGACTATAGTGGTGGTATTGTGCCGGCGCTAAAACGTGCAAATGATTACAGAAAGAACCTAAATAAACCAATAGAAATAGAAATTGAAGTCCGAAATTTTGCGGAGCTTGATGAAGTTCTTAACTTTGGCGAAGTGGACCGGATCATGTTAGATAATTTTTCGCCGCAGGATGTAGCCAAAGCTGTTCAGATTATTGACCATCGATTCAAGACAGAGGCCTCTGGGGGAATAACTTTCGACACGATCCGATCGTATGCGGAGGCTGGGGTAGATTATATTTCAGTAGGTGCTTTGACACACAGTGTAAGGAGCCTGGATCTTAGTCTGAAGGCCAAATTAATATAA
- a CDS encoding DUF4783 domain-containing protein: MKFLSYCAFILINSLFVHTAAFGHYLKEVNTGVKVALPGDDDSLGSISEELKSYLKEGNAKNMAKYFGSNLTLSILGENGVYTKYQSEIMLAAFFNQHKPKTVKLTQASNANNGYQYFTFSLATEQANYRVFIKIGVGNNNHSVEELRIDKN, from the coding sequence ATGAAATTTTTAAGCTATTGCGCATTTATACTTATTAATAGTCTTTTTGTACACACTGCGGCCTTCGGGCATTATTTGAAAGAAGTAAATACAGGGGTAAAGGTAGCTTTGCCAGGTGATGATGATTCTTTAGGAAGTATTTCGGAGGAACTGAAATCGTATTTGAAAGAAGGTAATGCAAAAAATATGGCCAAGTATTTCGGTTCTAACTTAACCTTATCAATTTTGGGAGAGAATGGTGTTTATACAAAATACCAATCGGAAATTATGTTGGCGGCATTTTTTAATCAGCATAAACCCAAGACTGTTAAATTGACCCAAGCCAGCAATGCGAACAATGGCTATCAATATTTTACATTTTCATTAGCCACAGAACAAGCCAACTATCGTGTCTTTATAAAGATAGGTGTAGGAAATAATAACCATTCTGTTGAAGAGCTAAGAATCGACAAAAATTAA
- a CDS encoding IS3 family transposase produces the protein MFGLDRQVYYRRIKRIARSQGIAGKIVDLVHEIRTTQPRIGTRKLYHMLARELRALKVGRDKFFDILRANHLLITRKRSYHTTTMSHHRFRKYPNIIKEVVVCRPNQVWVSDITYIGKRESPCYLSLVTDAYSKKIVGFEVSQTMCTPHVVKALKMAQKQRKTNEPLIHHSDRGVQYCAEEYQYYLSKYQLSCSMTENSDPYENAIAERINGILKQEFMIDTYHLDLHLMKQIVAEAIDIYNNDRPHWSNHMLTPNQMHMKSNMNFRTYKTKNSSNLSATTV, from the coding sequence TTGTTCGGGTTAGACAGGCAGGTGTATTATCGAAGGATCAAACGTATAGCCAGGAGCCAGGGTATAGCCGGGAAAATTGTGGACTTAGTTCATGAAATACGCACTACCCAGCCAAGAATAGGTACACGGAAACTTTACCATATGTTGGCAAGGGAGCTACGGGCATTAAAGGTGGGTAGAGACAAATTCTTTGATATTTTACGCGCCAACCATTTGTTAATTACACGTAAAAGAAGCTATCATACGACCACTATGTCACATCATAGATTTAGAAAATATCCGAATATTATTAAAGAAGTGGTTGTTTGCCGTCCCAATCAGGTTTGGGTAAGTGATATCACTTATATAGGAAAGCGAGAAAGCCCCTGTTACCTGAGTTTGGTTACAGATGCCTATTCGAAGAAAATTGTTGGCTTTGAGGTCTCACAGACCATGTGCACACCGCATGTTGTAAAAGCACTAAAAATGGCACAAAAACAAAGAAAAACAAACGAGCCGTTAATCCATCATTCCGACAGAGGAGTACAATATTGTGCAGAAGAATACCAATATTACCTAAGCAAGTACCAGCTCAGTTGCAGTATGACAGAAAACTCTGATCCTTATGAAAATGCCATCGCTGAACGAATCAATGGTATACTCAAACAAGAGTTCATGATTGATACCTATCATTTAGATCTACATTTGATGAAGCAGATCGTAGCTGAAGCAATCGATATCTATAATAATGACAGACCACATTGGTCTAATCATATGCTAACTCCAAATCAGATGCACATGAAATCAAACATGAACTTCAGAACTTATAAAACAAAAAACAGTAGCAACCTATCGGCTACTACTGTTTAA
- a CDS encoding M48 family metallopeptidase, whose amino-acid sequence MVLACVTLASGLSGCATSAVTGKKYLKLVSADQVNQQAALAYKDFLSKNSAKVVTGTADAAMVKRVGNKLATAVNQYLQSTGRANQFNFNWEFNLVKSDDVNAWCMPGGKVAVYTGILPVTRTEAGLATVMGHEIAHAIEEHSVAQASNQIALQLGGQILGSAAGVSGNSTLGVFNNLYGLGGNLAQLKFSRSDESDADAAGLIIMALAGYNPNEAVDFWKRMASGSQKGQPEFLSTHPSDERRIADIQKLIPNAMKYYKK is encoded by the coding sequence ATGGTATTAGCATGTGTAACACTGGCATCGGGGTTGTCAGGTTGCGCAACTTCAGCAGTTACAGGAAAAAAATATTTGAAATTGGTCAGTGCAGATCAAGTGAACCAACAAGCTGCATTGGCTTATAAAGATTTCTTATCGAAAAATAGCGCGAAAGTAGTAACCGGAACTGCAGATGCAGCTATGGTGAAACGCGTTGGTAACAAGCTAGCGACGGCGGTTAACCAATATTTGCAAAGTACGGGCCGCGCAAATCAATTTAACTTCAACTGGGAGTTTAATCTGGTGAAGAGCGATGATGTGAATGCATGGTGTATGCCTGGGGGTAAAGTTGCGGTATATACCGGAATATTGCCGGTAACACGTACAGAAGCGGGGTTGGCAACAGTTATGGGTCACGAGATCGCCCATGCTATTGAGGAGCATTCGGTAGCTCAGGCTTCGAATCAGATTGCTTTACAATTAGGTGGACAGATTTTAGGATCAGCGGCAGGGGTATCTGGAAACAGTACGCTCGGTGTTTTTAACAATCTGTATGGTTTAGGTGGTAATCTGGCACAGTTAAAGTTTTCGAGGAGCGATGAATCGGATGCGGATGCAGCAGGTTTGATTATTATGGCTTTGGCAGGTTACAATCCAAATGAGGCTGTAGATTTCTGGAAACGTATGGCATCGGGTAGTCAAAAAGGGCAGCCAGAGTTTTTGAGTACGCACCCGAGTGATGAGCGACGGATTGCGGATATTCAGAAATTGATTCCAAACGCGATGAAATATTATAAAAAATAA
- the plsY gene encoding glycerol-3-phosphate 1-O-acyltransferase PlsY produces the protein MISIYLVTAVLLAYLFGSIPTAVWLGQAFYGVDVREYGSGNAGATNTFRVLGPKAGSIVMFVDIFKGWTATNLAYLIELGQNTSDVQFVNFQLALGVIAVLGHLFPVFAGFRGGKGVATLCGMILAIHTPAALVCVSVFIIILLTTHYVSLGSISAGFAFPFSLAFIFKTTIPSVLLYGIAICILLLITHQKNIERLLKGHESKIYLFKKKSKEKE, from the coding sequence ATGATATCGATTTATTTAGTAACTGCAGTATTACTAGCTTATTTGTTTGGATCCATACCTACAGCAGTTTGGTTGGGACAGGCATTTTATGGGGTAGATGTTCGTGAGTATGGTAGCGGTAATGCTGGGGCGACTAACACCTTTCGCGTATTGGGCCCTAAAGCGGGATCGATCGTGATGTTTGTAGATATATTTAAAGGCTGGACAGCAACAAACCTGGCTTATTTAATAGAACTGGGGCAAAATACGAGCGATGTCCAATTTGTCAACTTTCAGTTGGCACTTGGCGTTATTGCGGTATTGGGGCACTTGTTTCCTGTGTTTGCGGGATTTAGAGGTGGAAAAGGGGTGGCCACACTGTGTGGTATGATCCTCGCCATACATACACCTGCCGCTTTGGTCTGTGTTTCTGTGTTTATCATCATCCTGCTGACAACACATTATGTTTCGTTGGGTTCCATTTCAGCAGGTTTTGCATTTCCCTTTAGTTTGGCCTTTATTTTTAAAACAACGATACCTTCTGTGCTGCTTTATGGGATAGCCATCTGTATCTTGTTGTTAATTACCCACCAAAAGAATATAGAGCGCCTATTAAAGGGACATGAATCCAAGATTTATCTCTTTAAGAAAAAGTCGAAGGAAAAAGAATAG
- a CDS encoding helix-turn-helix domain-containing protein, with amino-acid sequence MEEGTNYVKRTQRDYTLTLKLNVVKEIESGKLTLSQAQKQYGIQGDSTIRNWLKKYGNFDWENQIPSNLAKSPEQRILELEAKVRLLEKQKAQLEHQNHIADSKAIIFDMMIDIAEKEYKIDVRKNLKPAQSIVSGKKNKKA; translated from the coding sequence ATGGAAGAAGGAACAAATTATGTAAAGCGGACTCAGCGTGATTACACTTTAACATTGAAGCTGAATGTCGTTAAAGAGATTGAATCGGGGAAATTGACACTCTCCCAAGCTCAAAAACAGTATGGCATCCAGGGAGATAGCACTATTCGCAATTGGTTAAAAAAATATGGTAACTTTGATTGGGAGAATCAAATACCATCCAATTTGGCAAAGTCACCAGAACAGCGCATTTTAGAACTGGAAGCCAAAGTCAGACTGCTGGAGAAGCAAAAGGCTCAACTTGAGCATCAGAATCACATCGCTGATTCCAAAGCGATCATCTTTGACATGATGATCGATATTGCAGAAAAAGAATATAAAATCGACGTAAGAAAAAACTTGAAACCCGCGCAATCAATCGTTTCCGGCAAGAAAAACAAGAAAGCCTAA
- a CDS encoding TonB-dependent receptor: MKLKIIGCIFMLVSYFSIFPALAATISGKVTDAKTNLPIAGATISLQQLRSSTASDQQGHYSFKSLPSSGRYLVEVRFLGYQSVVKAVDLTSENLSLDFALTESIIETNEVVVTGTLVTSQSRRNSTSVAVISKDELQGNATNLIDALARQVPGLSQITTGQGISKPVIRGLGYNRVVTVSDGVKQMGQQWGDEHGIEIDQNQPDRVEVLRGAASLMYGSDAIGGVINVLEPNVPTAGQIKGEVLSSYSTNNGLTNSSVMLTGNENGFVWRGRGSYQNAYSYNTPAGRYGNSGFNTSNFSGMLGLNKQWGYSHLNFSYLKNNIGFYDAEPGDPLYINSKSRTLDFPKQDIRHYKLALNNNFIIGSGSLKLDLGYQKNQRRELEEATPSLFFDLNTYSLDAKYSLSEKNGWQHVFGISASQEHSLNKGVEFLIPAYDQLELGAFGYAKKTWGENTFNVGLRYDYVNNKGKQLFIEDEEQFAGFKNSFSNVSGALGYTHIFSEDLNFKANAGSAFRAPNPAELGSNGVHEGTYRYEVGNEHLKPERSYQADATLEFGHSIVTGSIGIYENYIHNFIYASTTKGDTKTVVGEDGDAHTYDVYRYGQVNANLYGVEGSLNFHLLNWIHLDNTFSYTHAQNNTFSRPLALIPAGVVHNTLRLEPKISGLNAFYVSVGLDNYFKQNRIDETFETPADSYTLLNAGIGTTLHLGSQQLKVFAAASNLTNKRYYDALSRLRPGRLSQEDTSFGVYNMGRNITFGVYLPLRIK, encoded by the coding sequence ATGAAACTTAAAATTATAGGCTGCATTTTTATGCTTGTCTCCTATTTCTCCATATTTCCGGCCCTTGCCGCAACAATTAGCGGTAAAGTAACGGACGCCAAAACAAATCTTCCCATTGCTGGTGCTACGATATCACTGCAACAACTGCGTTCGAGCACCGCATCTGACCAACAGGGTCATTATAGCTTCAAATCACTTCCTTCAAGTGGACGCTACTTGGTTGAGGTCCGTTTCTTGGGTTATCAGTCCGTTGTCAAGGCCGTCGATCTAACTTCGGAAAATCTTTCCCTTGATTTCGCCCTAACCGAAAGTATTATTGAAACCAATGAAGTCGTCGTTACAGGTACACTGGTCACTTCGCAGAGCCGTCGCAACAGTACCTCGGTTGCTGTAATCTCCAAAGATGAACTACAGGGAAATGCAACAAATCTTATTGACGCGCTGGCCCGACAAGTTCCCGGACTAAGCCAGATCACAACAGGACAAGGCATTTCAAAACCCGTTATACGGGGCCTTGGTTATAACCGTGTCGTCACGGTGAGCGATGGTGTCAAACAGATGGGACAGCAATGGGGTGACGAACATGGTATTGAAATCGACCAAAATCAACCGGATCGTGTGGAGGTCCTGCGTGGTGCAGCCTCTTTGATGTATGGATCTGATGCTATTGGCGGTGTAATCAATGTGCTTGAACCAAATGTTCCTACAGCTGGGCAAATTAAAGGTGAAGTATTGAGCAGCTACTCCACCAACAACGGACTAACCAATAGTTCGGTTATGCTTACCGGTAATGAAAATGGTTTCGTATGGCGTGGGCGTGGTTCTTATCAAAATGCCTATTCTTATAATACGCCGGCAGGCCGATATGGCAATAGTGGTTTTAATACCAGTAATTTCAGCGGTATGCTCGGGCTAAACAAGCAATGGGGCTACTCTCATCTGAATTTTTCGTACCTAAAAAATAATATCGGCTTTTACGATGCCGAACCTGGTGACCCGCTTTACATAAACTCAAAAAGCCGGACCTTAGATTTCCCCAAGCAGGACATCCGCCATTACAAACTGGCCCTCAACAATAACTTTATCATCGGTTCCGGTAGTTTAAAACTTGATCTGGGCTATCAAAAAAATCAACGTCGGGAGCTTGAAGAAGCGACACCTTCCCTATTCTTTGACCTGAATACATATTCACTTGACGCAAAATATTCGTTGAGTGAAAAAAATGGCTGGCAACATGTATTTGGTATTAGTGCTAGCCAGGAACACAGTTTGAATAAAGGTGTTGAATTCTTAATTCCGGCCTATGATCAGTTGGAATTGGGCGCTTTTGGCTATGCAAAGAAAACCTGGGGCGAAAATACTTTTAACGTTGGATTACGCTATGACTATGTCAACAACAAAGGCAAACAACTCTTTATTGAAGACGAAGAACAGTTCGCTGGTTTTAAAAATAGTTTCAGCAATGTTAGCGGAGCGCTTGGATATACCCATATTTTCAGCGAAGACCTCAATTTCAAAGCAAATGCCGGTTCGGCTTTTAGAGCACCTAATCCGGCAGAATTAGGTTCCAATGGGGTACACGAAGGAACGTACCGCTATGAAGTGGGAAATGAACATCTGAAACCTGAACGAAGCTACCAAGCGGATGCAACGCTCGAGTTTGGACATAGCATCGTTACTGGAAGTATCGGAATCTATGAAAACTATATCCACAATTTTATTTATGCCTCAACAACAAAAGGCGACACGAAAACCGTGGTGGGCGAAGATGGCGATGCGCATACCTACGACGTATATCGCTATGGCCAGGTCAATGCCAATCTTTACGGTGTCGAAGGAAGCCTGAATTTTCACCTGTTGAACTGGATACACCTGGATAATACATTTAGCTATACCCATGCACAGAACAATACCTTTAGCAGACCCTTGGCATTGATTCCAGCAGGTGTTGTACACAATACACTGCGTCTTGAGCCCAAGATTAGCGGCCTGAACGCTTTCTACGTTTCTGTGGGGCTGGACAATTATTTCAAACAGAACCGCATTGATGAAACGTTCGAGACTCCAGCGGACTCCTACACTTTATTGAATGCAGGAATCGGGACGACATTACATCTCGGATCGCAACAGCTCAAAGTATTTGCAGCAGCTTCAAACTTGACCAACAAACGTTATTATGATGCATTGAGCCGATTGCGCCCAGGACGTCTTTCACAGGAAGACACGAGCTTTGGTGTCTACAATATGGGGCGGAACATCACCTTCGGGGTGTATCTACCATTGCGTATAAAGTAA
- the gpmI gene encoding 2,3-bisphosphoglycerate-independent phosphoglycerate mutase, producing MNKKKVALMILDGLGYGKHDKSNAVEAANTPFLDHLLEAYPNSSLEASGEAVGLPAGQMGNSEVGHMNLGAGRIVYQELGRIHKAVNDGVFNSDPIIQDAFKYALENNKKVHFIGLLSDGGVHAHTKHLKGLCDAAKQAGLTSNQVFIHAFLDGRDTDPNSGIGYVKDLQDYLKTTTGTFASAIGRYYAMDRDNRWERVKLAYDLLVKAEGEKSNDLVASIQKSYDEGVTDEFVKPIALVDANGAPVATIQEGDVVFCYNFRTDRGREITIALTQKAFPEYDLQPLDLYYVTMTSYDETFQNVRVVFQKDNLTNTLGEVLEANHKTQTRIAETEKYPHVTFFFSGGREQQFEGENRLLVPSPKVATYDLQPEMSAKGITEAIVNDMETLQPDFICLNFANPDMVGHTGVFEAVIKAVETVDQCTKTVVETGLKNGYSFIILADHGNSEFMVNEDGSPNTAHTTNLVPCILIDDQYKKIADGKLGDIAPTVLQLLGVNIPVEMTGNVLVSE from the coding sequence ATGAATAAGAAAAAAGTTGCACTCATGATCCTAGACGGACTAGGATATGGAAAACATGATAAATCAAATGCAGTTGAAGCTGCAAACACCCCATTTTTAGATCATTTATTAGAGGCTTATCCCAATTCAAGCTTAGAGGCTTCGGGTGAAGCTGTAGGCTTACCTGCTGGACAGATGGGTAATTCGGAGGTTGGTCACATGAATCTTGGTGCCGGAAGAATCGTCTACCAAGAATTGGGTCGTATTCACAAGGCTGTCAACGACGGTGTATTCAATTCGGATCCGATCATTCAAGATGCATTTAAATATGCTTTAGAAAATAACAAAAAGGTACACTTTATCGGATTACTTTCCGATGGTGGTGTACACGCACATACTAAGCACTTAAAAGGCTTATGTGATGCTGCAAAACAGGCCGGCTTGACAAGCAACCAAGTTTTTATACATGCCTTTTTAGATGGCCGTGATACGGATCCAAACTCCGGCATTGGTTATGTTAAAGACTTACAAGACTATTTAAAGACGACAACAGGTACTTTTGCCTCTGCAATCGGTCGATATTATGCAATGGACCGCGACAACAGATGGGAACGCGTAAAATTAGCATACGATCTTTTAGTCAAAGCGGAAGGTGAAAAATCCAATGACCTTGTTGCATCGATCCAAAAATCATACGACGAAGGTGTAACCGATGAATTTGTGAAACCAATTGCATTGGTAGATGCAAATGGTGCGCCAGTGGCAACAATCCAAGAAGGTGATGTTGTATTCTGTTACAACTTCAGAACAGATCGTGGCCGCGAGATTACAATTGCGTTGACACAAAAGGCATTTCCAGAATATGATCTACAACCATTAGATCTATATTATGTGACAATGACATCTTACGATGAAACATTCCAAAATGTCAGAGTGGTATTCCAAAAAGATAACTTGACCAATACCTTGGGTGAAGTGTTGGAAGCAAACCATAAAACACAAACGCGTATTGCCGAAACAGAGAAATATCCGCACGTGACATTTTTCTTTTCAGGAGGTCGTGAACAACAGTTTGAAGGTGAAAACCGCTTGCTAGTTCCATCACCAAAAGTAGCGACTTACGATCTTCAACCAGAGATGTCTGCTAAAGGAATTACAGAAGCTATCGTCAACGACATGGAGACCCTTCAACCAGATTTTATCTGTCTGAATTTTGCAAACCCAGACATGGTAGGTCACACCGGTGTTTTTGAAGCTGTCATAAAAGCAGTAGAAACTGTTGATCAATGTACAAAAACGGTTGTTGAAACAGGCCTTAAAAATGGTTATTCCTTTATTATTTTGGCCGATCACGGTAACTCCGAGTTTATGGTCAATGAAGATGGATCGCCAAATACGGCACACACCACCAATTTGGTTCCGTGTATCTTAATTGACGATCAGTATAAGAAAATAGCAGATGGTAAATTAGGTGATATTGCCCCGACCGTCTTACAGCTTTTAGGCGTCAATATCCCCGTTGAAATGACAGGAAATGTATTGGTATCAGAATAA